Proteins encoded by one window of Cuniculiplasma divulgatum:
- a CDS encoding class I SAM-dependent methyltransferase, which produces MPGYESTQWRGSVISIYREGKVEVDFNVPDGSSRPEKGPGKISSGFLNFSQKLNRDLTISFINTVKPRLYLDGFGATGIRALRAEKETGVRSVVSERSFVSFQKIIENAKSNESQIEIYNEPFESIVSKFHFDFIDVDPYGSVVPFVDIAINYVSNHGYIGFTATDLSVLSGSLKDKNLRRYGTEVLNNSLRHEMGIRNLLGFIARRAATLDCGMEPMISMWHGHYYRVIVRINKSVKDAESSLLNLKHINLHEIKDTVYPDRYIGPIWSGKMNTIFIEKEMVFPSTVYEKTSDFIRKLKNEDMELFFTDLSESMSRRKINLPSTDSVVKISEENGIKVARTHFSPTGFKSDKPLELINTLIQQKKG; this is translated from the coding sequence ATACCGGGTTATGAAAGTACTCAATGGAGAGGAAGTGTCATAAGTATATACAGAGAAGGAAAAGTAGAGGTTGATTTCAACGTTCCTGATGGGTCATCCAGACCAGAGAAGGGACCAGGAAAGATTTCCAGTGGTTTCCTCAACTTTTCTCAAAAGTTAAACAGAGATCTTACCATATCTTTTATCAACACAGTAAAACCAAGATTGTATCTGGACGGATTTGGGGCAACAGGAATAAGGGCTTTAAGAGCAGAAAAGGAGACAGGCGTTCGTTCCGTTGTTAGTGAGAGAAGTTTCGTATCTTTTCAAAAAATAATTGAAAATGCTAAAAGTAACGAATCCCAAATTGAGATATATAATGAGCCATTTGAATCAATTGTATCAAAATTTCACTTTGATTTTATCGATGTGGACCCATATGGTTCAGTCGTACCTTTTGTGGACATCGCCATAAATTACGTAAGCAATCATGGTTATATTGGTTTCACAGCCACAGATTTAAGCGTTCTCTCAGGATCATTGAAGGATAAGAATCTACGAAGATATGGTACCGAAGTTCTAAATAATAGTTTGCGACATGAAATGGGAATCAGGAATTTACTTGGATTTATAGCAAGAAGGGCCGCTACTCTTGATTGTGGAATGGAACCAATGATCTCAATGTGGCATGGTCATTATTATAGGGTTATAGTAAGGATAAACAAGAGCGTAAAGGATGCAGAAAGCTCTCTTCTCAACTTAAAGCACATCAATTTGCATGAGATTAAAGATACGGTATATCCCGATCGATATATTGGACCAATTTGGTCTGGAAAGATGAACACTATATTCATCGAAAAAGAAATGGTTTTTCCATCAACAGTGTATGAAAAAACTTCAGATTTTATAAGAAAACTAAAGAATGAAGACATGGAACTTTTTTTTACAGACTTAAGCGAAAGTATGTCAAGGAGAAAGATCAACCTGCCGTCAACTGATTCCGTAGTTAAGATTTCTGAAGAAAATGGAATTAAGGTAGCAAGGACACATTTCTCCCCAACGGGCTTTAAGTCAGATAAACCTTTAGAACTCATAAATACCCTTATACAACAGAAAAAAGGATAA
- the purS gene encoding phosphoribosylformylglycinamidine synthase subunit PurS gives MVKIRLEISYLPGVEDPEATTLHHNLGILGYYSIDKVSMLKVYEMEFSEDEETAKNMAKTIAESILINPVINNYKLIVLGE, from the coding sequence ATGGTCAAGATCAGATTAGAAATAAGTTATCTTCCCGGAGTTGAGGATCCTGAGGCAACTACACTTCACCACAATTTAGGAATTCTGGGTTATTATAGCATTGATAAGGTTTCAATGTTAAAAGTTTATGAAATGGAGTTCTCTGAGGATGAAGAAACGGCAAAAAATATGGCAAAAACCATAGCAGAGAGCATTTTGATCAATCCCGTTATAAATAACTATAAGTTAATCGTCCTGGGTGAGTAG
- a CDS encoding helicase HerA domain-containing protein produces MMDSEIANPIKPLSNIFDYRSADNQKLISVVVLILSILALLYIIHGYQNPLIMIVLISVAAIFSISYYLIKIRYSSSTKPFSTERFLILKLDANFSWNGNSEKVKSQISLINGISEYLDQKFIMLSISEENHGNLDNRGPITKSLDNVIGAGAKSFLNTSYIAMELVSQENDSHLNLIENLEQHGIMATIVDGEERKRILQRLSQIKGYRNGYRMHSMGNQKSITLLVTQISNGSLFQISRFISASNLAVDTFVRFRKISKENPHFKRRVTSILTRKRLLSEKGRHIGNTLKNKVDAATEFRKDVDKYCYNVELLLTVSSDKFYQLARIIDQLQNHARLWGIELVIPKQRNIAFNWFNLNRILIEYPQPRSKLVSFFPILFESRGSGIIIGNEDLTGNPVFFDPYPMSSHNILVMGETGSGKSFFSKILLTRMIVLGYVSRILVLDVLGEYDERLWRENITGESARSENIEMEIRKCSDDDLLDHLLYAELFMKRSGNVPTIILIEEGHRFFRNRECERQIVEMIKVSRHFLTSVLIVSQDSSDFTTENGKKILNNSLNIFIFRNKLISNLQKFGINLSDYGLKNLHMSLSGGKNSPFSETILFSQDEMTKIKIIASDWEIENFS; encoded by the coding sequence ATGATGGATAGTGAAATCGCAAACCCCATTAAACCATTATCTAATATCTTTGATTACAGGAGTGCTGATAATCAAAAATTAATCTCTGTGGTAGTCTTAATTCTTTCTATTTTAGCCCTGCTATACATTATTCATGGTTACCAAAACCCACTCATAATGATTGTATTGATTTCAGTAGCTGCAATCTTCTCAATTTCATACTACCTCATAAAAATTAGATACTCCAGTTCGACGAAGCCGTTTTCAACGGAAAGATTCCTAATATTGAAACTTGATGCAAATTTTTCATGGAATGGAAATTCGGAAAAGGTTAAAAGTCAAATATCCCTAATAAACGGCATCAGTGAGTATCTTGATCAGAAATTCATAATGTTATCCATATCTGAAGAGAATCATGGAAATCTGGATAATCGAGGACCTATTACAAAATCTCTTGACAATGTTATTGGTGCTGGAGCGAAGTCTTTTTTAAATACGTCTTATATAGCTATGGAACTGGTTTCTCAGGAAAATGATTCACACTTAAACCTAATAGAAAATCTTGAACAACATGGAATAATGGCAACCATTGTTGATGGGGAAGAAAGAAAGAGGATATTGCAAAGGTTGTCTCAGATCAAGGGATACAGAAATGGATATAGAATGCATTCTATGGGAAATCAGAAATCCATAACACTTTTGGTAACGCAAATAAGCAATGGTTCATTATTTCAAATATCGCGATTTATTAGTGCTTCAAATCTGGCAGTTGATACCTTTGTTAGATTTCGAAAAATTTCAAAGGAAAATCCACACTTCAAAAGAAGAGTTACATCAATACTAACCCGCAAAAGATTACTGTCAGAAAAGGGAAGGCATATAGGAAACACTCTGAAAAATAAGGTGGACGCAGCAACCGAGTTCAGAAAGGATGTCGATAAATACTGTTACAATGTGGAATTACTATTAACTGTTTCATCTGATAAATTCTACCAACTTGCCAGAATTATAGACCAACTTCAAAATCATGCCAGATTATGGGGAATAGAGCTGGTAATACCAAAACAAAGAAACATTGCTTTTAACTGGTTCAACCTGAACCGAATACTTATAGAATACCCTCAACCCAGATCTAAATTGGTTTCTTTTTTTCCAATTCTGTTTGAATCGAGAGGAAGTGGGATAATTATTGGAAATGAAGACCTTACAGGTAATCCTGTATTTTTTGATCCATATCCTATGAGCAGTCACAATATTCTGGTTATGGGCGAAACAGGATCTGGAAAAAGTTTCTTTTCGAAGATTCTACTTACAAGAATGATTGTGCTTGGTTATGTTTCCAGAATTCTGGTTCTTGATGTTCTGGGTGAATACGATGAAAGACTCTGGAGAGAGAATATCACTGGTGAATCAGCTAGAAGCGAAAATATCGAAATGGAAATAAGAAAATGCAGTGATGATGATCTGCTTGACCATCTCTTGTATGCAGAATTATTCATGAAGCGTTCTGGAAATGTTCCAACAATTATTCTTATTGAAGAGGGTCACAGATTTTTCAGAAACAGGGAATGTGAAAGACAAATAGTAGAGATGATAAAAGTTTCAAGGCACTTTCTTACCTCTGTTCTCATTGTATCTCAGGATTCGTCAGATTTCACCACAGAAAATGGAAAAAAGATTCTAAATAATTCACTCAATATATTCATATTTAGGAATAAACTAATTTCAAATCTTCAGAAATTTGGTATTAATCTATCAGATTATGGTTTAAAAAATCTACATATGTCCCTTTCAGGTGGAAAAAATAGTCCATTCTCAGAAACAATTCTATTCTCTCAGGATGAAATGACTAAGATAAAAATTATAGCCTCAGACTGGGAGATTGAAAATTTTAGTTAA
- a CDS encoding UbiA family prenyltransferase produces MNPIVRLFRPVNAVMAVIGTVISSLVAIGYSIQYNLFTVAIASLVVFLVLTGGNIMNDVLDSETDKVNHPERPIPTGVISRKSATYIFSGSYIVAVVLAIVFLPLYGTFIALAAIILLIYYETKGKYSGLPGNLTVSALIGLIFLYGGVIFNDPQKTILLFFLAMFSNASRELIKDVQDFDGDVDRKTFPRVHGKGNALNLSTIFIIITLAFSILPYTEKIFGVYYLLAVMLCDIFFVITMITQYRSAKKGQQFSKLSMILGLLSFTIGGLT; encoded by the coding sequence GTGAATCCAATAGTCAGGCTGTTTCGTCCAGTTAATGCCGTTATGGCAGTTATAGGCACTGTAATCTCGTCACTGGTGGCTATAGGATATTCAATTCAGTACAATCTTTTTACTGTTGCCATAGCTTCACTGGTTGTATTTCTTGTTTTGACAGGAGGAAACATAATGAATGACGTTCTGGATTCTGAGACAGACAAAGTAAATCATCCAGAAAGACCAATACCTACGGGGGTAATTTCCAGAAAAAGTGCAACATATATCTTCTCAGGTTCCTACATAGTCGCCGTGGTTCTAGCCATAGTATTCTTACCATTATATGGGACATTTATTGCACTGGCCGCAATTATACTTCTCATTTATTATGAAACTAAGGGAAAATATTCAGGTCTTCCCGGCAATCTTACAGTGAGTGCACTTATAGGACTTATCTTTCTTTATGGAGGTGTAATTTTCAATGATCCCCAAAAAACTATCCTTCTATTTTTCCTGGCAATGTTTTCAAATGCATCAAGGGAACTAATTAAGGACGTTCAGGATTTTGATGGCGATGTAGACAGAAAGACATTTCCCAGGGTGCACGGAAAGGGAAATGCCTTAAACTTATCCACAATATTTATTATCATAACTCTGGCTTTTTCCATTCTTCCTTATACAGAAAAAATTTTTGGAGTTTATTACCTTTTAGCAGTCATGTTGTGTGATATATTCTTTGTGATTACGATGATAACCCAGTACAGGAGCGCTAAAAAGGGTCAGCAGTTCTCTAAACTATCCATGATTCTCGGTCTCTTATCATTTACTATAGGTGGATTAACATGA
- a CDS encoding NTPase, producing the protein MAVKIGITGPVGSIKADALAKIMEMIRNQGKEVQGVLVGEVFEQNRLTGYTIFDIYSKKKVVFAEIGLVSRVKIDKIGVDTKLLEEILIPSLQRARETADVIVIDEIGKLELTTKNVQKEINDTLNYTKPMIVTVHKKSRNPVLQEIRALEGVRVFDITPINRSLLPYRVMKVLNGEEVS; encoded by the coding sequence ATGGCGGTTAAGATAGGTATAACCGGGCCAGTTGGGTCCATAAAGGCAGATGCGCTTGCGAAAATAATGGAAATGATTAGAAATCAGGGGAAAGAAGTACAGGGAGTTCTGGTTGGGGAAGTCTTCGAACAGAATAGACTCACAGGATACACTATTTTTGATATATACTCTAAGAAGAAAGTAGTATTTGCTGAAATTGGATTAGTATCAAGAGTGAAGATAGATAAGATTGGGGTCGATACTAAGCTTCTTGAAGAAATCCTCATCCCAAGTCTTCAGAGAGCAAGAGAGACTGCAGATGTAATAGTGATTGATGAAATCGGAAAACTTGAGTTAACAACCAAGAATGTTCAGAAAGAAATTAACGATACCCTGAATTACACAAAACCAATGATAGTAACAGTTCACAAGAAATCAAGAAACCCGGTGCTTCAGGAAATTCGTGCTCTTGAAGGTGTGAGGGTATTTGATATAACACCAATAAATAGAAGCCTACTTCCATACCGGGTTATGAAAGTACTCAATGGAGAGGAAGTGTCATAA
- a CDS encoding phosphoglycerol geranylgeranyltransferase — MNVYDQIIKKSEKGKVHMTLIDPATSGFEGSANIAHEAGRAGTDFILLGGSTHLTIKEMDEAALRIKSKTELPVIIFPGSSDMFTKNADAIFFMSLLNSKDREFLMDHQVKAAKLVKTSGIESIPMGYIIFEPGMTVGRVGKAMLIGREDKSLAVNYALAAELLGMKLVYMEAGSGAPSHISANVIKEVKKYSSIPVIVGGGIRTPLSAKEICNAGADIIVTGTLAEQAVDVYSSLKPIIDSIR, encoded by the coding sequence ATGAATGTATATGATCAAATTATTAAGAAATCGGAGAAGGGAAAGGTTCACATGACCCTTATAGATCCAGCAACCTCAGGATTTGAAGGTAGCGCAAATATAGCCCATGAGGCGGGAAGGGCCGGTACTGACTTCATACTGCTGGGTGGTAGCACTCATCTTACCATAAAAGAGATGGACGAGGCTGCCCTAAGAATTAAATCAAAAACAGAACTTCCAGTAATCATCTTTCCAGGTTCATCCGACATGTTCACGAAAAACGCGGACGCAATATTTTTCATGTCACTTCTCAATTCTAAGGATAGGGAATTCTTAATGGATCATCAGGTGAAAGCGGCAAAGCTTGTTAAAACAAGTGGAATTGAATCTATCCCCATGGGATATATTATTTTCGAACCGGGAATGACCGTAGGAAGGGTTGGTAAAGCAATGCTCATAGGTAGAGAAGATAAATCTCTTGCCGTTAACTACGCCCTTGCAGCAGAACTGCTGGGTATGAAGCTTGTATATATGGAGGCGGGAAGCGGGGCACCATCACATATAAGCGCAAACGTGATAAAGGAAGTTAAAAAATACTCCTCTATCCCTGTGATTGTCGGAGGTGGAATCAGGACACCATTATCTGCTAAAGAAATATGTAACGCGGGTGCTGATATAATTGTTACAGGGACCTTAGCCGAACAGGCCGTTGATGTTTATTCTTCCCTAAAGCCAATAATAGATTCCATAAGATGA
- a CDS encoding dihydroneopterin aldolase family protein, with product MVDEAASYFHCTDRERAIFEAGIKLGSIYHQYVGVPMNLSNIEAIETAIKQSVMVQPFVEKAEVKINRAMVKRSTGHYKYVTLKGEMLDVYLTIKYNQEEVRARMRYIKELDYPLMSLEE from the coding sequence ATGGTAGATGAAGCAGCCTCCTATTTTCACTGTACTGATCGCGAAAGAGCAATATTTGAGGCTGGAATTAAGCTTGGTTCCATTTATCATCAGTATGTTGGGGTTCCAATGAATTTGTCCAACATAGAGGCAATAGAAACTGCAATTAAACAAAGTGTAATGGTACAGCCCTTTGTAGAAAAGGCGGAAGTTAAAATAAATAGAGCTATGGTTAAAAGATCAACAGGTCATTATAAATATGTCACTCTTAAGGGAGAAATGCTTGATGTTTACCTCACAATAAAATATAATCAGGAAGAAGTAAGGGCTAGAATGAGATACATAAAGGAACTTGATTATCCACTAATGTCACTGGAGGAATAA